A portion of the Haemorhous mexicanus isolate bHaeMex1 chromosome 3, bHaeMex1.pri, whole genome shotgun sequence genome contains these proteins:
- the AARS2 gene encoding alanine--tRNA ligase, mitochondrial isoform X2 translates to MAAAARLRRRLLLEVPWRWRCSPRRSGAACLSAGQIRAAFLRFFEERHGHRRLPSAPVRPRGDPRLLFVNAGMNQFKPIFLGTVHPRSELAQHRRVVNSQKCVRAGGKHNDLEDVGRDTYHHTFFEMLGNWSFGDYFKEEACSMAWELLTEVYEIPRDRLYVTYFGGDPSLGLSADEECKDVWLRLGVPASHVLPFPLKDNFWEMGDTGPCGPCTEIHYDHVGGGRNAAALVNQGSPDVVEIWNLVFMQYSREVEGNLLPLPQHHVDTGMGLERLVTVLQNKRSNYDTDLFTPILDAIHKGCRAPRYQGLVGNADVGRVNMAYRVVADHVRTLCVCITDGIYPGFSGAELVLRRILRRAVRFCSEVLQAPPGLLASLVPTVVEVLGDAYPELTRNDNQIKDIINENEAAFLSSLERGRRIIERTVQQMEPSTNFPAEVAWSLYGSLGFPLDLIDLMLEEKGISLDSAAFNELALEDAKRKAGGPQAGQPGSTNTHLDVHSLAWLQGSKVPATDDSPKYAYTLGQHGHYEFSPCQATVLMLYRDQSLHKEVGAGQRCGVILDRTNFYAQQGGQDSDQGYMMRLGQQDVLFPVESVHLCGGYVIHEVTAVETLRAGDQVQLFVDEAQRLACMTNHTATHLLNFALRRVLGDSTEQRGSHVTAERLRFDFDTKGHVTVEQLQQVEQVVQDLIQKNEVVHMAEVPLTLARRVQGLRAVDEGYPDPVRIVSLGVPVENVLTCDSKAAMQTSVELCCGTHLLQTGSVEDLAIISERQLVKGISRVIAVTGGRAKEAREAGQCLAMEVDSVSLRMKQRITSIPEMQNLSKEVGQLTKVVASTAMPQWQRKELQTILKALQRTANTAVKKLELQQAEKVAQILLAKYCNQPVIIDTIPADSLSILMKVVNQLCDKSPGTSVLLLSPQASGEVLCACQVSKSCLPGFSAADWAVAVCAQMEGKAGGSPIVAKGSGNAKGMQGALATALEFAQSKL, encoded by the exons ATGGCTGCGGCCGCCCggctgcggcggcggctgctgctggaggtgccgTGGCGCTGGCGCTGCAGCCCCCGCCGCAGCGGTGCCGCCTGCCTGTCGGCGGGGCAGATCCGCGCCGCCTTCCTGCGCTTCTTCGAGGAGCGCCACGGCCACCGCCGCCTGCCCTCGGCCCCCGTGCGGCCCCGCGGTGACCCGCGCCTCCTCTTCGTCAACGCGGGCATGAACCAG TTCAAGCCCATTTTCCTGGGCACGGTGCACCCCCGGAGCGAGCTGGCCCAGCACCGGCGCGTGGTGAACAGCCAGAAGTGTGTGCGTGCGGGAGGGAAGCACAACGATCTGGAGGATGTGGGTCGAGATACTTACCATCACACCTTCTTCGAGATGCTGGGGAACTGGTCCTTTGGGGATTACTTTAAG GAGGAGGCATGTAGCATGGCCTGGGAGCTTTTGACAGAGGTCTACGAGATCCCCAGAGATCGTCTCTACGTCACCTACTTTGGTGGAGACCCCTCGCTGGGGCTGAGCGCAGATGAGGAGTGCAAGGACGTGTGGCTCCGCCTGGG GGTTCCTGCCAGTCACGTGCTTCCTTTCCCATTGAAGGATAACTTCTGGGAGATGGGAGACACAGGTCCCTGCGGTCCCTGCACAGAGATCCACTATGACCACGTGGGTGgtggcagaaatgctgcagcactggTGAACCAGGGCAGCCCCGATGTAGTAGAGATCTGGAACTTGGTTTTCATGCAGTATAGCAG AGAGGTGGAGGGGAATCTCCTTCCCTTGCCGCAGCACCATGTGGATACAGGAATGGGTCTGGAAAGGCTGGTGACAGTTCTGCAGAACAAACGTTCCAACTATGACACAGATCTCTTCACTCCCATCTTGGATGCCATTCACAAG GGCTGCAGGGCACCCAGATACCAAGGTTTGGTCGGGAATGCCGATGTTGGGCGTGTGAACATGGCCTACCGCGTGGTGGCAGATCACGTGCGCACCCTGTGCGTGTGCATCACTGATGGCATCTACCCAGGCTTCTCTGGAGCAGA ACTGGTGCTGCGTCGGATCCTGCGCAGGGCTGTACGCTTTTGCTCTGAAGTTCTACAGGCTCCACCTGGGCTCCTGGCCTCCCTGGTGCCTACCGTAGTGGAAGTGCTG GGAGATGCTTATCCAGAGCTGACAAGGAATGACAACCAG ATCAAGGATATCATCAATGAGAACGAGGCTGCATTTCTGTCCTCCCTGGAGCGTGGGAGGCGCATCATCGAGCGGACAGTGCAGCAGATGGAGCCCTCCACAAATTTTCCAG CTGAAGTAGCCTGGTCTCTCTATGGGAGTTTGGGATTCCCTCTGGATTTGATTGATTTGAtgcttgaagagaagggaatCAGTTTGGATTCAGCTGCTTTTAATGAACTTGCTCTGGAAGATGCGAAG cGGAAGGCTGGTGGCCCACAggcaggacagccagggagCACAAACACCCACCTGGACGTGCATTCACTGGcttggctgcagggcagcaaggTGCCTGCTACAGATGACTCTCCCAAGTACGCCTACACGCTGGGGCAGCACGGGCACTATG AGTTCAGCCCGTGCCAGGCCACTGTCCTGATGCTGTACAGAGATCAGTCTCTCCATAAGGAGGTTGGGGCAGGGCAGCGCTGTGGTGTCATCTTGGACAGGACTAACTTCTatgcacagcagggagggcaaGACTCTGACCAAGGCTACATGATGCGTTTAGGACAGCAG GATGTACTCTTCCCTGTAGAGTCAGTTCATCTCTGTGGTGGCTATGTGATCCATGAGGTCACTGCTGTGGAAACCCTGCGTGCTGGCGACCAAGTGCAGCTCTTTGTGGATGAG GCACAGCGCCTGGCCTGTATGACGAACCACACTGCCACCCACCTGCTGAACTTCGCGCTCCGGCGTGTCCTGGGTGACAGCACCGAGCAGCGGGGCTCCCACGTGACAGCAGAGCGGCTGCGCTTCGACTTTGACACCAAG GGCCATGTGActgtggagcagctgcagcaagtGGAGCAAGTGGTCCAGGACCTGATCCAGAAAAACGAGGTGGTGCATATGGCTGAAGTCCCCCTCACACTGGCAAGAAGAGTTCAGGGACTCCGTGCAGTGGATGAG GGGTATCCAGATCCAGTGAGGATAgtgtccctgggggtccctgtggaGAATGTGCTGACCTGTGACTCCAAGGCTGCAATGCAGACCTCTGtggagctctgctgtgggac GCACCTTCTCCAAACAGGATCTGTGGAAGACCTGGCCATCATCAGTGAGCGCCAGCTTGTCAAAGGCATTAGCCGTGTCATTGCAGTGACAGGGGGACGAGCCAAAGAG GCCCGGGAGGCAGGCCAGTGCTTGGCTATGGAAGTGGACTCTGTCTCCCTGCGGATGAAGCAGAGGATCACCTCTATTCCTGAGATGCAGAACCTCTCCAAAGAAGTGGGCCAGTTGACCAAA GTGGTGGCCAGCACTGCAATGCCCCAGTGGCAAAGAAAAGAGCTACAGACCATCCTGAAAGCACTCCAGCGAACAGCCAACACAGCTGTCAAGaaactggagctgcagcag GCTGAGAAAGTGGCACAAATCTTGCTAGCAAAATACTGCAACCAGCCTGTCATTATTGATACTATCCCAGCTGATTCCCTCTCT ATCCTAATGAAAGTAGTGAACCAGCTGTGTGACAAGTCTCCTGGCACCTCAGTCTTGCTGCTGAGCCCTCAGGCTTCGGGTGAGGTGCTCTGTGCCTGTCAGGTGTCCAAG agctgcctccccGGGTTCTCTGCTGCTGACTGGGCCGTGGCCGTCTGTGCACAGAtggaagggaaggcaggaggctCTCCCATCGTGGCTAAGGGCAGTGGAAATGCCAAAGGCATGCAGGGAGCCCTGGCCACTGCACTGGAGTTCGCTCAGAGCAAACTGTGA
- the AARS2 gene encoding alanine--tRNA ligase, mitochondrial isoform X1 — protein MAAAARLRRRLLLEVPWRWRCSPRRSGAACLSAGQIRAAFLRFFEERHGHRRLPSAPVRPRGDPRLLFVNAGMNQFKPIFLGTVHPRSELAQHRRVVNSQKCVRAGGKHNDLEDVGRDTYHHTFFEMLGNWSFGDYFKEEACSMAWELLTEVYEIPRDRLYVTYFGGDPSLGLSADEECKDVWLRLGVPASHVLPFPLKDNFWEMGDTGPCGPCTEIHYDHVGGGRNAAALVNQGSPDVVEIWNLVFMQYSREVEGNLLPLPQHHVDTGMGLERLVTVLQNKRSNYDTDLFTPILDAIHKGCRAPRYQGLVGNADVGRVNMAYRVVADHVRTLCVCITDGIYPGFSGAELVLRRILRRAVRFCSEVLQAPPGLLASLVPTVVEVLGDAYPELTRNDNQIKDIINENEAAFLSSLERGRRIIERTVQQMEPSTNFPAEVAWSLYGSLGFPLDLIDLMLEEKGISLDSAAFNELALEDAKRKAGGPQAGQPGSTNTHLDVHSLAWLQGSKVPATDDSPKYAYTLGQHGHYEFSPCQATVLMLYRDQSLHKEVGAGQRCGVILDRTNFYAQQGGQDSDQGYMMRLGQQDVLFPVESVHLCGGYVIHEVTAVETLRAGDQVQLFVDEAQRLACMTNHTATHLLNFALRRVLGDSTEQRGSHVTAERLRFDFDTKGHVTVEQLQQVEQVVQDLIQKNEVVHMAEVPLTLARRVQGLRAVDEGYPDPVRIVSLGVPVENVLTCDSKAAMQTSVELCCGTHLLQTGSVEDLAIISERQLVKGISRVIAVTGGRAKEAREAGQCLAMEVDSVSLRMKQRITSIPEMQNLSKEVGQLTKVVASTAMPQWQRKELQTILKALQRTANTAVKKLELQQGFISACIWGRRAVQASTWRFQAEKVAQILLAKYCNQPVIIDTIPADSLSILMKVVNQLCDKSPGTSVLLLSPQASGEVLCACQVSKSCLPGFSAADWAVAVCAQMEGKAGGSPIVAKGSGNAKGMQGALATALEFAQSKL, from the exons ATGGCTGCGGCCGCCCggctgcggcggcggctgctgctggaggtgccgTGGCGCTGGCGCTGCAGCCCCCGCCGCAGCGGTGCCGCCTGCCTGTCGGCGGGGCAGATCCGCGCCGCCTTCCTGCGCTTCTTCGAGGAGCGCCACGGCCACCGCCGCCTGCCCTCGGCCCCCGTGCGGCCCCGCGGTGACCCGCGCCTCCTCTTCGTCAACGCGGGCATGAACCAG TTCAAGCCCATTTTCCTGGGCACGGTGCACCCCCGGAGCGAGCTGGCCCAGCACCGGCGCGTGGTGAACAGCCAGAAGTGTGTGCGTGCGGGAGGGAAGCACAACGATCTGGAGGATGTGGGTCGAGATACTTACCATCACACCTTCTTCGAGATGCTGGGGAACTGGTCCTTTGGGGATTACTTTAAG GAGGAGGCATGTAGCATGGCCTGGGAGCTTTTGACAGAGGTCTACGAGATCCCCAGAGATCGTCTCTACGTCACCTACTTTGGTGGAGACCCCTCGCTGGGGCTGAGCGCAGATGAGGAGTGCAAGGACGTGTGGCTCCGCCTGGG GGTTCCTGCCAGTCACGTGCTTCCTTTCCCATTGAAGGATAACTTCTGGGAGATGGGAGACACAGGTCCCTGCGGTCCCTGCACAGAGATCCACTATGACCACGTGGGTGgtggcagaaatgctgcagcactggTGAACCAGGGCAGCCCCGATGTAGTAGAGATCTGGAACTTGGTTTTCATGCAGTATAGCAG AGAGGTGGAGGGGAATCTCCTTCCCTTGCCGCAGCACCATGTGGATACAGGAATGGGTCTGGAAAGGCTGGTGACAGTTCTGCAGAACAAACGTTCCAACTATGACACAGATCTCTTCACTCCCATCTTGGATGCCATTCACAAG GGCTGCAGGGCACCCAGATACCAAGGTTTGGTCGGGAATGCCGATGTTGGGCGTGTGAACATGGCCTACCGCGTGGTGGCAGATCACGTGCGCACCCTGTGCGTGTGCATCACTGATGGCATCTACCCAGGCTTCTCTGGAGCAGA ACTGGTGCTGCGTCGGATCCTGCGCAGGGCTGTACGCTTTTGCTCTGAAGTTCTACAGGCTCCACCTGGGCTCCTGGCCTCCCTGGTGCCTACCGTAGTGGAAGTGCTG GGAGATGCTTATCCAGAGCTGACAAGGAATGACAACCAG ATCAAGGATATCATCAATGAGAACGAGGCTGCATTTCTGTCCTCCCTGGAGCGTGGGAGGCGCATCATCGAGCGGACAGTGCAGCAGATGGAGCCCTCCACAAATTTTCCAG CTGAAGTAGCCTGGTCTCTCTATGGGAGTTTGGGATTCCCTCTGGATTTGATTGATTTGAtgcttgaagagaagggaatCAGTTTGGATTCAGCTGCTTTTAATGAACTTGCTCTGGAAGATGCGAAG cGGAAGGCTGGTGGCCCACAggcaggacagccagggagCACAAACACCCACCTGGACGTGCATTCACTGGcttggctgcagggcagcaaggTGCCTGCTACAGATGACTCTCCCAAGTACGCCTACACGCTGGGGCAGCACGGGCACTATG AGTTCAGCCCGTGCCAGGCCACTGTCCTGATGCTGTACAGAGATCAGTCTCTCCATAAGGAGGTTGGGGCAGGGCAGCGCTGTGGTGTCATCTTGGACAGGACTAACTTCTatgcacagcagggagggcaaGACTCTGACCAAGGCTACATGATGCGTTTAGGACAGCAG GATGTACTCTTCCCTGTAGAGTCAGTTCATCTCTGTGGTGGCTATGTGATCCATGAGGTCACTGCTGTGGAAACCCTGCGTGCTGGCGACCAAGTGCAGCTCTTTGTGGATGAG GCACAGCGCCTGGCCTGTATGACGAACCACACTGCCACCCACCTGCTGAACTTCGCGCTCCGGCGTGTCCTGGGTGACAGCACCGAGCAGCGGGGCTCCCACGTGACAGCAGAGCGGCTGCGCTTCGACTTTGACACCAAG GGCCATGTGActgtggagcagctgcagcaagtGGAGCAAGTGGTCCAGGACCTGATCCAGAAAAACGAGGTGGTGCATATGGCTGAAGTCCCCCTCACACTGGCAAGAAGAGTTCAGGGACTCCGTGCAGTGGATGAG GGGTATCCAGATCCAGTGAGGATAgtgtccctgggggtccctgtggaGAATGTGCTGACCTGTGACTCCAAGGCTGCAATGCAGACCTCTGtggagctctgctgtgggac GCACCTTCTCCAAACAGGATCTGTGGAAGACCTGGCCATCATCAGTGAGCGCCAGCTTGTCAAAGGCATTAGCCGTGTCATTGCAGTGACAGGGGGACGAGCCAAAGAG GCCCGGGAGGCAGGCCAGTGCTTGGCTATGGAAGTGGACTCTGTCTCCCTGCGGATGAAGCAGAGGATCACCTCTATTCCTGAGATGCAGAACCTCTCCAAAGAAGTGGGCCAGTTGACCAAA GTGGTGGCCAGCACTGCAATGCCCCAGTGGCAAAGAAAAGAGCTACAGACCATCCTGAAAGCACTCCAGCGAACAGCCAACACAGCTGTCAAGaaactggagctgcagcag GGGTTCATCTCTGCTTGCATTTGGGGAAGAAGGGCTGTACAGGCCTCCACGTGGAGATTTCAG GCTGAGAAAGTGGCACAAATCTTGCTAGCAAAATACTGCAACCAGCCTGTCATTATTGATACTATCCCAGCTGATTCCCTCTCT ATCCTAATGAAAGTAGTGAACCAGCTGTGTGACAAGTCTCCTGGCACCTCAGTCTTGCTGCTGAGCCCTCAGGCTTCGGGTGAGGTGCTCTGTGCCTGTCAGGTGTCCAAG agctgcctccccGGGTTCTCTGCTGCTGACTGGGCCGTGGCCGTCTGTGCACAGAtggaagggaaggcaggaggctCTCCCATCGTGGCTAAGGGCAGTGGAAATGCCAAAGGCATGCAGGGAGCCCTGGCCACTGCACTGGAGTTCGCTCAGAGCAAACTGTGA